The following proteins are co-located in the uncultured Draconibacterium sp. genome:
- the pepT gene encoding peptidase T yields the protein MEKVVERFINYAKQYTTSDPHSKTYPSTDRQLVFMQNLVEELKSIGLSEVEMDKFGYVTATIPAKGVDNSPVVGFVSHVDTSPDFSGENVNPQIIKNYDGSPVVLKNGVSIHPNDFPEILNYKGQDLITADGTTLLGADDKAGVAEIVTAAELLLNSKDIKHGKIRLGFTPDEEVGRGTDHFDVKKFGADFAYTLDGGEIGELEFENFNAAGATIKISGRSVHPGASKNKMINALLVAQKLIGMLPPTQRPEHTEKYEGFFHLLSLKGNVESADLYYLIRDHSFTKFEEKKKLLTEVVGLINLEYGKELVQIELEDQYYNMREKIEPVMHVVEVARQAMLDAGVEPKVKAIRGGTDGARLSYDGLPCPNIFAGGHNFHGPFEFVPIPSMLKSVEVILNIAKAVGKLKV from the coding sequence ATGGAAAAAGTAGTAGAACGATTTATCAATTACGCAAAACAATACACCACTTCCGACCCACACAGTAAAACCTACCCAAGTACCGATCGTCAGCTGGTTTTTATGCAAAATCTGGTTGAGGAGTTGAAATCAATTGGTTTAAGTGAGGTGGAAATGGACAAATTTGGTTACGTTACGGCAACCATTCCGGCCAAAGGTGTTGACAACTCTCCGGTGGTAGGTTTTGTTTCGCACGTGGATACCAGCCCCGATTTTTCGGGCGAAAATGTGAATCCACAGATTATAAAAAATTACGATGGTTCGCCGGTGGTACTAAAAAATGGTGTTAGCATTCATCCTAACGATTTTCCTGAAATATTAAATTACAAAGGACAGGACCTGATTACTGCCGATGGTACGACTTTGTTGGGTGCCGACGATAAAGCCGGTGTTGCCGAAATTGTAACGGCAGCCGAATTGCTGTTGAATTCAAAAGATATTAAGCACGGAAAAATTCGCCTTGGATTTACTCCTGATGAAGAAGTGGGACGCGGAACCGATCATTTTGATGTGAAAAAATTTGGTGCCGATTTTGCCTATACCTTAGACGGTGGTGAAATAGGTGAGCTGGAATTCGAGAACTTTAATGCTGCGGGTGCTACAATTAAAATCAGCGGCAGAAGTGTGCACCCCGGAGCTTCAAAAAACAAAATGATAAATGCTCTTTTGGTGGCGCAAAAGTTAATTGGAATGCTGCCTCCAACACAACGTCCGGAGCATACCGAAAAGTACGAAGGATTTTTTCATCTTTTATCGTTAAAGGGAAATGTGGAAAGCGCTGATTTGTATTACCTAATCCGCGACCACAGTTTTACAAAATTCGAAGAGAAAAAGAAATTGCTGACTGAAGTGGTTGGGTTAATTAATCTTGAGTACGGCAAAGAACTGGTTCAGATTGAGCTGGAAGATCAGTACTACAATATGCGCGAAAAAATTGAACCGGTAATGCACGTGGTTGAAGTGGCCCGACAAGCCATGCTTGATGCAGGTGTTGAGCCCAAAGTTAAAGCGATTCGGGGAGGTACCGATGGTGCACGTTTGTCGTATGACGGTTTGCCTTGTCCGAATATTTTTGCAGGCGGTCACAATTTCCACGGACCATTCGAATTTGTTCCGATTCCCTCGATGTTAAAATCGGTTGAAGTAATTTTAAACATTGCCAAAGCAGTAGGTAAGCTGAAAGTGTAA
- the proS gene encoding proline--tRNA ligase, with product MAKELTSRSENYSQWYQDLVMKADLAENSAVRGCMVIKPYGYAIWEKMQAELDRMFKETGHVNAYFPLFIPKSFFSKEADHVEGFAKECAVVTHYRLKNDEENGGVIVDPDAKLEEELIVRPTSETIIWSTYKNWIQSYRDLPILVNQWANVVRWEMRTRLFLRTAEFLWQEGHTAHATQAEAIEETEKIINVYANFAENFMALPVIKGLKSANERFAGALETYSIEALMQDGKALQSGTSHFLGQNFAKAFDVKFANKEGKEEYVWATSWGVSTRLMGALIMAHSDDNGLVLPPKLAPHQVVIVPIYRNEEQLAAITDKVDEIIAKLKARGISVKYDDRDTRKPGWKFAEYELKGVPVRLAMGPRDLENGTVEVARRDTLEKSVANLDNIDEYIETLLDDIQNNIFKKAADYRAEHITKVDSWDEFKDVLKNKGGFISAHWDGTSETEDLIKNETKATIRCLPLEYEEEEGVCVYSGKPSNRRVLFALAY from the coding sequence ATGGCGAAAGAATTGACTTCGCGAAGCGAAAATTACTCACAATGGTACCAGGATTTGGTAATGAAAGCAGACCTTGCAGAAAACTCTGCAGTGAGGGGTTGTATGGTTATAAAACCTTATGGTTATGCGATTTGGGAGAAAATGCAGGCCGAATTAGACCGCATGTTTAAAGAAACAGGTCACGTAAATGCATACTTCCCTTTGTTCATTCCAAAATCTTTTTTTAGTAAGGAAGCCGACCATGTCGAAGGCTTTGCAAAAGAGTGTGCGGTAGTGACACATTATCGATTAAAAAATGACGAGGAAAACGGTGGTGTAATAGTAGATCCGGATGCAAAACTTGAAGAAGAATTGATCGTTCGTCCGACTTCAGAAACCATAATCTGGAGCACCTATAAAAATTGGATTCAGTCGTATCGCGATCTGCCAATTTTGGTGAATCAGTGGGCGAATGTGGTGCGTTGGGAAATGCGTACACGTTTATTCTTGCGTACTGCCGAATTTTTGTGGCAGGAAGGACACACAGCGCATGCAACACAGGCAGAGGCAATCGAAGAGACAGAAAAAATCATAAACGTTTACGCCAATTTTGCTGAGAACTTTATGGCTTTGCCTGTAATAAAAGGTTTAAAATCGGCTAACGAACGTTTTGCCGGTGCTTTGGAAACTTATTCCATTGAAGCTTTAATGCAAGACGGGAAAGCATTACAGTCAGGGACATCGCACTTTTTGGGACAAAACTTTGCGAAAGCTTTTGATGTGAAATTTGCCAATAAAGAAGGCAAGGAAGAATATGTTTGGGCTACTTCGTGGGGGGTTTCAACTCGTTTGATGGGGGCACTTATTATGGCGCATTCCGACGATAATGGTTTGGTACTTCCTCCAAAGCTGGCTCCTCACCAGGTGGTTATTGTTCCTATTTACCGCAACGAAGAGCAATTGGCTGCCATTACTGACAAAGTAGATGAAATTATTGCCAAGTTGAAAGCGCGTGGAATTTCGGTAAAATACGACGACCGCGACACACGTAAGCCGGGCTGGAAATTTGCAGAATATGAATTAAAAGGAGTGCCGGTTCGTTTGGCTATGGGACCGCGCGATTTGGAGAACGGTACTGTTGAAGTTGCCCGCCGTGATACCTTGGAAAAAAGCGTTGCAAATCTTGATAATATCGACGAGTATATCGAAACATTACTGGACGATATTCAAAACAATATTTTCAAAAAAGCTGCCGACTACAGAGCAGAACACATAACCAAAGTAGACTCGTGGGACGAGTTTAAAGATGTGCTGAAAAACAAAGGTGGTTTTATTTCTGCCCATTGGGATGGAACTTCAGAAACTGAAGATCTGATTAAAAACGAAACCAAAGCAACCATTCGTTGTCTTCCTTTAGAGTACGAAGAGGAAGAAGGTGTTTGTGTTTATTCAGGAAAACCATCGAACAGACGTGTTTTATTTGCATTGGCATATTAG
- a CDS encoding outer membrane protein transport protein, whose product MKKSLIILAIAFVVPYFVQAQDMVDALRFSNIQTTGTARAGAMGNAFGALGGDFTSAAINPAGIALYRTSEFAFTPKFTYSSVEGNYMNTSMEDNKYNFALNNISYVTSIPTSNTSEVGLISLNLGIGYNRVKDFNSYSLAGASGVTSSFLDDLVENANGEDPNNGWSDFYEELAYYNSDNNSGADLMYYDEDAGFWRTDIQINPFDQTVNNHPVSQRKSISRSGSMDKYSFVAGLNFNHKLYVGASLGITDIYYKQSSTYEEWDAQGDIPNFESMRFTEYLRTTGTGYDFNFGIIYKPVNEVRLGASIQTPTFYNLHDFFHTSMYSRNNFEDGGITDDEGHSPYNNYDYNLETPLRATFSGAFVIAKKGIISVDYEYVDYSNNKLRKGGDGYNFTSENQEITETFKSVGNIRVGGELKATNELSLRAGYEFYPSAYKSESFGNEQFKSDDRLMTYTAGLGYRFGSFTFDIAYRLTDNIVNELPYSAPYTSIYPQPSPVEYSALNHDVIFTLGFKF is encoded by the coding sequence ATGAAAAAAAGTCTGATAATTCTCGCAATAGCATTCGTTGTGCCCTATTTTGTACAAGCGCAAGATATGGTGGATGCATTAAGGTTTTCGAACATACAAACTACAGGGACTGCTCGTGCAGGCGCAATGGGAAATGCTTTTGGAGCTTTAGGTGGTGATTTTACATCAGCTGCCATAAACCCTGCAGGTATAGCATTGTATCGAACTTCTGAGTTTGCTTTCACACCAAAATTTACCTACTCATCGGTTGAAGGCAATTATATGAACACGTCGATGGAAGATAACAAATACAACTTTGCCTTAAACAACATTAGTTATGTAACCAGCATTCCAACATCAAACACTAGCGAAGTAGGACTTATTAGTTTGAATTTGGGTATCGGTTACAATCGTGTTAAAGATTTTAACAGCTATTCATTGGCAGGTGCTTCGGGCGTAACCAGTTCGTTTTTGGATGATTTGGTAGAGAATGCAAATGGTGAAGATCCAAACAATGGTTGGAGTGATTTTTACGAAGAACTGGCTTATTACAACTCGGATAATAACTCGGGAGCTGATTTAATGTATTACGATGAAGATGCAGGTTTCTGGCGAACAGATATTCAAATCAATCCATTCGATCAGACCGTAAACAACCACCCGGTTTCTCAAAGAAAAAGTATTTCGCGTTCGGGCTCAATGGATAAATATTCTTTTGTTGCCGGATTAAATTTCAATCATAAATTGTATGTGGGAGCCTCGCTGGGAATTACTGATATTTATTACAAACAAAGCAGCACTTACGAAGAATGGGATGCACAAGGCGATATACCAAATTTTGAAAGCATGCGTTTTACCGAATACCTGAGAACTACAGGAACCGGTTACGATTTCAACTTTGGAATTATTTATAAGCCAGTTAACGAAGTTAGATTAGGTGCATCTATTCAAACGCCAACCTTTTATAATCTTCACGATTTTTTCCATACTTCGATGTATTCAAGAAACAATTTTGAAGACGGCGGTATAACTGATGACGAAGGTCATTCTCCTTACAACAATTACGATTACAATCTTGAAACTCCGTTAAGAGCAACCTTTAGTGGCGCTTTTGTTATTGCAAAAAAAGGAATTATAAGTGTTGATTACGAATATGTTGATTACAGTAACAACAAGCTTAGAAAAGGCGGTGATGGTTATAATTTCACATCTGAAAACCAGGAAATAACAGAGACTTTTAAATCGGTTGGAAACATTCGTGTTGGCGGTGAATTAAAAGCAACAAATGAGTTGAGTTTACGTGCCGGTTACGAATTTTATCCATCAGCTTATAAAAGCGAATCGTTTGGTAACGAACAGTTCAAATCGGATGACCGCTTAATGACATACACCGCTGGATTAGGATATCGTTTTGGAAGTTTCACTTTTGATATTGCCTACCGTTTAACTGATAATATTGTAAATGAGTTGCCATATTCGGCACCTTACACAAGCATTTATCCGCAACCATCGCCTGTTGAATACAGTGCATTAAATCACGATGTAATATTTACTTTGGGATTCAAATTTTAA
- a CDS encoding LytTR family DNA-binding domain-containing protein — protein sequence MKLNCVIIDDEPLSQDVLEDFVKACPELKLVAICNDALEAGAVLKRESVDLLFLDINMPRLSGIGFIKSLKEPPLVILVTAYPEYAIEGFEIEALDYLLKPVAFSRFRTAVNRAVERFLAKEEKEVKHVMVRANKKNYRINFNEIIYLEAQGDYVRFVTEERALMVHGTLKEFLEQLPSNQFERIHKSYVISLGKVVYLEGNQVKLGEYKLPVSLSYKDVLNEKLKL from the coding sequence ATGAAATTAAATTGTGTAATAATAGATGATGAACCGCTTTCGCAGGATGTACTTGAGGATTTTGTAAAAGCCTGCCCTGAACTTAAACTGGTAGCCATTTGCAACGATGCTTTGGAAGCGGGAGCAGTGTTAAAAAGAGAGTCGGTTGATTTGCTTTTTCTTGATATAAATATGCCGCGGCTTAGTGGAATTGGTTTTATAAAAAGCCTGAAAGAACCTCCGCTGGTTATTCTGGTAACCGCTTACCCCGAATACGCCATTGAAGGATTCGAAATAGAAGCACTTGATTATTTGCTAAAACCTGTAGCTTTTAGTCGTTTTAGAACTGCTGTAAACAGAGCTGTGGAGCGTTTTCTTGCAAAAGAGGAAAAGGAAGTAAAACACGTAATGGTACGCGCAAATAAAAAGAACTACAGAATTAACTTCAACGAAATTATTTATCTGGAAGCACAAGGCGATTATGTTCGTTTTGTTACTGAAGAACGAGCACTAATGGTGCACGGAACCTTAAAGGAGTTTCTGGAGCAACTCCCTTCAAATCAATTTGAAAGAATTCATAAATCATATGTGATTTCGTTGGGGAAAGTGGTATATCTGGAAGGGAATCAGGTGAAGCTTGGAGAATACAAGCTGCCGGTTAGTTTAAGTTACAAAGATGTTTTAAACGAAAAACTAAAATTGTAG
- a CDS encoding histidine kinase, with amino-acid sequence MERYLNIVISRLSKDRVLQHILFWCLSFLILMNILKVSAEVKRIDLIYTAVFHVPIVLVVYLNLRLIFPLFWEQKRYFYYSLAVVLLVALGSGFYLLLFDSWIDHIFTGYYFIAYYSFWDISLYFVIYLFATSLLRLARGWFRVQELENEKTMAELKALKSQINPHFLFNSLNSIYSLARKESKVVPEKIVQLSDLMRHIIYDSDVEYISLEKEVDMVQNYMELQNLRTQKDAKIEFETVGEIKGKKIAPLIFLPFVENSFKHGLKGGAKNAFVQIRLEVLDKVMYFEIENSRGETTEPANNQYKGIGIENVKKRLELIYPDQHLLQISKSDETFKVLLQLQLK; translated from the coding sequence ATGGAACGGTATTTAAATATTGTCATCAGTCGTTTATCAAAAGACAGGGTATTGCAACATATCCTGTTTTGGTGTTTGTCGTTTTTAATATTAATGAACATATTAAAAGTATCGGCCGAAGTAAAACGCATCGACCTTATTTATACAGCTGTTTTTCATGTTCCCATTGTGTTGGTTGTTTATTTGAATCTGCGCTTGATTTTTCCGCTCTTTTGGGAGCAGAAACGGTATTTTTATTATTCGTTGGCAGTAGTTCTGTTGGTTGCACTGGGCTCCGGTTTCTATCTCCTGCTATTCGACAGTTGGATCGATCATATTTTTACCGGCTACTATTTTATTGCCTATTATAGCTTTTGGGATATCTCACTGTACTTTGTTATTTATTTGTTTGCAACCAGTTTGTTGCGGCTGGCACGAGGTTGGTTTCGGGTTCAGGAGCTTGAAAATGAAAAAACTATGGCTGAGTTAAAAGCGCTTAAATCGCAGATTAATCCTCACTTCTTGTTTAATTCGTTAAATAGTATCTACAGTCTGGCACGAAAAGAGTCGAAAGTAGTGCCTGAAAAAATAGTTCAATTGAGTGATTTAATGCGGCACATAATTTACGATTCTGATGTGGAATACATCTCATTGGAAAAAGAAGTAGATATGGTGCAAAATTATATGGAGCTGCAAAATTTACGTACTCAAAAGGATGCAAAAATTGAGTTTGAAACGGTTGGAGAAATAAAAGGAAAAAAGATTGCCCCGCTTATTTTTCTTCCGTTTGTGGAAAATAGTTTTAAGCATGGTTTAAAAGGAGGAGCAAAAAATGCTTTTGTACAAATCAGGCTCGAAGTTTTGGATAAAGTGATGTATTTTGAAATTGAGAACAGTAGGGGAGAAACTACCGAACCGGCAAATAACCAGTACAAAGGTATTGGCATCGAGAATGTTAAAAAACGGCTGGAACTAATTTATCCCGATCAGCATTTGCTGCAGATTTCGAAAAGCGATGAAACTTTTAAAGTACTTTTACAGCTGCAGTTAAAATAA
- a CDS encoding BamA/TamA family outer membrane protein — MKRILFFFLSICFVGNVFSQEEVSKQGWNFGALPTITFDTDLGFQYGGLINLYHYGDGSRYPSYNHSLYLEVSRFTKGSGINRIYYDSDQLLPGIQTSVDLSFLSDKAYDFYGFNGYDAVVNKDWFDDESADYRTRMFYKYDRKMFRFKVDLQGKLSGDKLKWIGGLNLLNFDIDLVDIDKLNKGKDEGDMLPSHDEEPGLYQKYQEWGIISEEEANGGFVPTFKGGIVFDTRDNRPNPMKGMWTEAVLLGSPEFLGGETSFVKLSLIHRQYFTIAPKKLSFVYRLAYQTTLGGDVPYYYQTQMITSVLKGASSEGLGGANSLRGIRRNRVVGDAYFLGNVEARWKFARFQFINNNFYLGLNAFADFGKVTSKIDVKRENVIDYLALYPGYDSENNYFDSGAEAMHYSYGLGLRVVMNQNFIIRCDYGMAADERDGDSGVYIGLNYLF, encoded by the coding sequence ATGAAACGAATTCTCTTTTTCTTTTTATCCATTTGTTTTGTTGGAAATGTATTTAGTCAGGAGGAAGTAAGTAAACAAGGCTGGAATTTTGGTGCTTTGCCAACCATTACTTTCGATACCGACTTAGGATTTCAATACGGTGGTTTAATAAACCTATATCATTATGGCGACGGAAGCCGCTATCCGAGTTACAATCATTCGCTTTATCTCGAAGTTTCGCGTTTTACTAAAGGAAGTGGAATCAATCGAATTTATTACGATTCTGATCAGTTGCTGCCTGGCATACAAACTTCGGTCGATTTGAGTTTTTTATCGGATAAAGCGTATGACTTTTATGGCTTTAATGGTTACGATGCAGTTGTTAATAAAGATTGGTTCGATGATGAATCGGCCGATTACAGAACCCGGATGTTTTATAAATACGATCGGAAAATGTTTCGGTTTAAGGTGGATTTGCAGGGAAAATTATCGGGCGATAAATTGAAATGGATTGGTGGACTTAACCTGCTGAATTTTGATATTGATTTGGTGGATATCGATAAATTGAACAAAGGGAAAGATGAAGGAGACATGCTGCCATCGCACGATGAAGAACCCGGATTGTACCAAAAATACCAGGAATGGGGAATAATTTCGGAAGAAGAAGCAAATGGTGGATTTGTTCCTACTTTTAAGGGAGGTATTGTTTTCGATACGCGCGATAATCGGCCAAATCCGATGAAAGGAATGTGGACGGAGGCTGTTTTACTCGGTTCTCCTGAATTTTTGGGTGGCGAAACAAGTTTTGTAAAACTGAGTTTGATTCATCGTCAGTATTTTACCATTGCTCCTAAAAAATTATCGTTTGTGTATCGTTTGGCGTATCAAACAACACTTGGTGGCGACGTTCCTTATTACTATCAAACGCAAATGATTACCTCCGTTTTAAAAGGAGCCAGTTCCGAAGGCTTGGGAGGTGCAAATTCATTACGTGGTATTCGCCGAAACCGAGTTGTTGGCGATGCGTATTTTTTAGGAAATGTTGAAGCCCGTTGGAAATTTGCCCGCTTTCAGTTTATAAACAACAACTTTTATCTGGGATTAAATGCTTTTGCCGATTTTGGAAAAGTAACCAGTAAAATTGATGTGAAACGGGAAAATGTAATTGATTATCTTGCTTTGTATCCGGGATATGATTCCGAGAATAACTACTTTGATAGTGGCGCCGAAGCGATGCACTATTCTTATGGATTGGGACTGCGGGTTGTAATGAATCAAAACTTTATTATCCGTTGCGATTATGGAATGGCTGCCGACGAACGCGATGGCGATTCGGGTGTGTACATTGGTCTCAACTATTTGTTCTAA
- a CDS encoding Gfo/Idh/MocA family oxidoreductase, translating into MKTNRRQFFQLSGAAGAGLMAGGLSSCSQPEPEQSNLHHIKEAAINNNPQQFNMCGYAAPKLDKVRVGFVGIGDRGSGAVKRMTYIDGVEITALCDTRQAAVDGAQKILEEAGLPKAKEFVGDDLNFKALCESGLCDLVYTATPWEWHVPVGLAAMEAGCHTAIEVSTAKTMEECWQIVETSERTKKHCVILENCCYDFFELLTLNMVRQGAFGDLVHGEGAYIHDLDYWHFNKPKDEEMTDGAYTKMWRLHENKRKANVYPTHGLGPICQAMNINRGDKMEYLTAMMGDDFTLKQRIAEKAKEDPFFEQFVGWDMRGNMDMQMIRTNKGKTILIQHDISSPRPYSRIHMLSGTKCFAQKWPLQHIAFGHEVADEAKMEELREKYEPEIVKRVGEMAKQVGGHGGMDFIMDWRLIDCLRNGLPMDMDVYDAAAWSSITPLSEWSIANGSQPIEIPDFTRGAWKTNRPVELTLAGGGTTKVRNLVNADSEGQLSI; encoded by the coding sequence ATGAAAACGAATCGTAGACAATTTTTCCAATTAAGTGGAGCAGCCGGCGCCGGATTAATGGCTGGCGGACTTTCATCATGTAGCCAGCCTGAGCCTGAGCAATCAAATTTACATCACATTAAAGAAGCAGCCATAAACAACAACCCTCAACAATTTAACATGTGTGGTTATGCAGCTCCAAAACTCGATAAAGTTCGTGTTGGTTTTGTTGGAATTGGCGATCGTGGTTCGGGTGCAGTAAAACGTATGACTTATATTGACGGTGTAGAAATTACTGCACTCTGCGACACCAGGCAAGCAGCAGTTGATGGAGCCCAGAAAATACTTGAAGAAGCCGGATTACCAAAAGCAAAAGAATTTGTTGGCGACGATTTAAACTTTAAAGCTTTGTGCGAAAGCGGATTGTGTGATCTGGTTTATACAGCTACTCCGTGGGAATGGCATGTTCCGGTTGGCCTTGCAGCTATGGAAGCCGGTTGCCATACTGCCATTGAAGTTTCTACTGCCAAAACCATGGAAGAATGTTGGCAAATTGTTGAAACATCGGAACGAACAAAAAAACATTGTGTCATACTTGAAAACTGCTGCTACGACTTTTTTGAACTTCTTACATTAAACATGGTACGTCAAGGTGCATTTGGCGATTTAGTTCATGGAGAAGGCGCCTACATTCACGACCTCGACTACTGGCATTTTAATAAGCCAAAAGACGAAGAAATGACTGATGGTGCTTACACCAAAATGTGGCGTTTGCACGAAAACAAACGAAAAGCCAATGTTTATCCAACGCACGGACTTGGGCCAATTTGCCAGGCCATGAACATAAACCGAGGTGACAAAATGGAATACCTGACTGCCATGATGGGAGACGATTTTACCTTAAAACAACGTATTGCAGAGAAAGCAAAAGAAGATCCGTTTTTTGAACAATTTGTGGGCTGGGACATGCGTGGAAATATGGACATGCAAATGATTCGAACCAACAAAGGAAAAACCATTCTGATACAACACGATATTTCATCGCCACGCCCTTATTCCAGAATTCACATGCTTAGTGGCACCAAATGTTTTGCACAGAAATGGCCTTTGCAGCACATTGCATTTGGGCACGAAGTTGCCGATGAAGCAAAAATGGAGGAACTACGCGAAAAGTATGAACCTGAAATTGTCAAGAGAGTTGGTGAAATGGCCAAACAAGTTGGGGGCCATGGAGGAATGGATTTTATTATGGACTGGCGCTTGATCGATTGTTTACGCAACGGTCTACCGATGGACATGGATGTGTATGATGCGGCAGCCTGGAGTTCGATTACACCACTTAGCGAATGGTCGATTGCAAATGGATCGCAACCCATCGAAATTCCGGATTTTACACGTGGTGCATGGAAAACTAACAGACCAGTGGAACTTACCCTTGCCGGCGGAGGAACCACAAAAGTCAGAAACCTGGTTAATGCAGACTCAGAAGGACAATTAAGTATTTAA
- a CDS encoding SusD/RagB family nutrient-binding outer membrane lipoprotein has product MKNIFKIFIVLGVVFLLSNCTEDFNDINTKPDSFTVEEVSAKYFITNPQYRLYAPDRYPYWRAHLIHMDRYSGQVCFGHNRSWWSDELGYSYNSGYTDASWDWLAGYVGNLDNFMKMTATGGEFENEYMYAIGKIMKGLYFQMYTDVFGMIPYTEATNPDIVLPKFDEQKVIYQGLIAELDEAMATIGDATSTGANVDDVGSNDIYCGGDLQKWKRMANTLKLRMALRAYGAAGADFATAAITSALSAPLLDGSSDNVLMEKDEEISQWGSACYGDVWYNFGEGSDWTVGKTLIDALRNNNDPRLSVYAKPAKGGTEVMEKPTEGTEVDKFDKRVDFILNVLTEAGVSYVREDSPEGDVQITVPENMYYVGQPTRINGKTNAMTKYSFFSTPADIIINKKNNGAIRPELIMSSAEANFLQAEAAVRGIGGGSAQDLYQEGIRQAMKLWNVSDADIDTYLTNEEMASLNGTMEENIEKIATQRWIAAYTDGFEAWAIVRDLGYPAELAQGVNDGDIYGLGDINGHYPQRMRYGNNAANTNGANYADAVTKQGPDVQDTKLWWAKQ; this is encoded by the coding sequence ATGAAAAATATATTTAAAATATTCATAGTGTTGGGTGTGGTATTTTTGCTAAGCAACTGTACCGAAGACTTTAACGATATAAATACAAAACCGGATTCATTTACGGTTGAAGAAGTAAGTGCAAAATACTTTATAACGAATCCACAGTACCGTTTGTACGCGCCTGACAGATATCCATACTGGCGTGCTCACCTTATTCACATGGACCGTTACTCAGGGCAGGTATGTTTTGGACATAACCGCAGCTGGTGGTCAGACGAATTAGGTTACAGTTACAACAGTGGTTATACCGATGCATCGTGGGACTGGCTGGCTGGATACGTAGGTAATCTCGATAATTTTATGAAAATGACTGCAACAGGTGGCGAGTTTGAAAACGAGTACATGTATGCAATTGGTAAAATTATGAAAGGTTTGTATTTTCAAATGTACACCGATGTGTTTGGAATGATTCCTTATACTGAAGCTACAAATCCTGACATTGTTCTGCCAAAATTCGATGAGCAGAAAGTAATTTATCAGGGATTAATTGCCGAGTTGGATGAAGCAATGGCAACCATTGGTGATGCAACATCAACAGGTGCAAACGTTGATGATGTTGGTAGCAACGACATTTATTGTGGTGGCGATTTACAGAAATGGAAAAGAATGGCCAATACTTTAAAACTTCGTATGGCTTTACGTGCATACGGAGCTGCAGGTGCCGATTTTGCAACAGCTGCAATAACTTCTGCTCTTAGTGCTCCATTATTAGATGGCTCTTCGGATAACGTTTTGATGGAAAAAGATGAGGAAATTTCGCAGTGGGGTAGTGCTTGTTACGGAGATGTTTGGTACAACTTTGGCGAAGGTTCTGACTGGACCGTTGGAAAAACTTTAATTGATGCATTGCGCAACAATAACGACCCTCGTTTATCGGTGTACGCAAAACCAGCTAAAGGTGGTACCGAAGTTATGGAAAAACCAACTGAAGGAACCGAAGTGGACAAATTCGACAAACGTGTTGACTTTATCCTGAATGTGCTTACCGAAGCAGGTGTTAGTTATGTACGTGAAGATTCTCCTGAAGGTGATGTTCAGATTACAGTTCCTGAGAACATGTATTATGTAGGTCAGCCAACTCGTATTAATGGGAAAACAAATGCGATGACCAAATATTCTTTCTTCTCTACACCAGCCGATATTATCATCAATAAAAAGAATAACGGTGCTATCCGTCCTGAACTTATTATGTCATCTGCTGAAGCAAACTTTTTACAAGCCGAAGCTGCAGTGCGTGGCATTGGTGGTGGAAGTGCTCAGGATTTATACCAGGAAGGTATTCGTCAGGCGATGAAATTATGGAATGTTAGCGATGCAGACATCGATACTTATTTGACAAACGAAGAGATGGCATCCTTGAATGGAACCATGGAAGAGAACATTGAAAAGATTGCTACTCAACGTTGGATTGCTGCATATACTGATGGTTTCGAAGCCTGGGCAATTGTTCGTGATTTAGGATATCCTGCCGAACTTGCACAAGGTGTTAACGATGGAGACATCTATGGTTTAGGTGATATTAATGGTCATTATCCTCAGCGTATGCGTTATGGAAATAATGCTGCCAATACAAACGGTGCAAATTATGCTGATGCCGTTACTAAGCAGGGACCAGATGTACAAGACACTAAATTGTGGTGGGCTAAACAATAG